A genomic window from Lotus japonicus ecotype B-129 chromosome 1, LjGifu_v1.2 includes:
- the LOC130733838 gene encoding CBS domain-containing protein CBSX3, mitochondrial, translating to MQGGMRAIFSRGNVIKNAVLQQVRMVNPLLKPVAFSRYESVSPARIEEHGFESTTIADILKAKGKGADGSWLWCTTEDTVYEAVKSMTQNNVGALVVVKPAEEKSIAGIITERDYLRKIIVQGRSSKSTKVGDIMTEENKLITVTPDTRVLRAMQLMTDNRIRHIPVIDGKGMLGMVSIGDVVRAVVSEHRQELDRLNAFIQGGY from the exons ATGCAAGGAGGAATGAGAGCAATCTTCTCACGTGGGAATGTCATTAAGAATGCTGTTCTGCAACAAGTTCGCATGGTGAACCCCCTACTGAAGCCAGTTGCCTTTTCAAGATATGAGTCTGTTTCACCTGCTCGTATTGAGGAGCATGGTTTTGAGAGCACCACAATTGCAGACATCTTGAAAGCAAAAGGTAAAGGCGCTGATGGCTCCTGGCTTTGGTGCACCACAGAGGATACTGTTTATGAAGCTGTTAAATCG ATGACCCAGAACAATGTTGGAGCATTGGTTGTTGTGAAACCTGCTGAGGAGAAGTCAATTGCAGGAATTATAACAGAAAGAG ATTACCTGAGGAAGATCATTGTGCAGGGAAGATCATCCAAGTCCACCAAGGTTGGAGATATTATGACTGAAGAG AACAAACTTATCACTGTCACCCCGGATACCAGAGTTCTACGAGCAATGCAACTGATGACTG ATAACAGAATCAGACACATTCCTGTCATTGATGGAAAGGGGATGTTAGGCATGGTGTCCATTGGGGATGTGGTTCGTGCGGTCGTCAGTGAGCATCGTCAGGAGCTTGACCGCTTGAATGCTTTTATACAGGGCGGTTATTAG